Proteins encoded within one genomic window of Phototrophicus methaneseepsis:
- a CDS encoding WD40 repeat domain-containing protein: MRVSLIIILLLWAVGHVTAQTTEPIPTATLLRPTLTPSPSAPGVFVPTPTPLPTAIEVGQTLPLPDLQPITRENARNIRQLFTLQCRRIGVQGAPPEIQDITFSPVGNRLAIILPELICIYDLDAPEIAAVVIEDTWGDPSAAFFSVDGRSLYNLQARDDVFKWNATTGEEEATELEGVYLWGVWQNIALSPEGTQLASGTRFWLQLWDMTSETLLAEANVGRVTAVAWHPDGTRLATIEAGRLGLYTVYEGSLLFRDALLPIMASDRHAGLAFGGADGNLLAYSNGNHVAVMDITSQDVVARVDINKTPFRQQVLVFSPADPYLLVGTGISTLWDVESDQGLIEDALEPCDGAMLMDHAAFNAQGTLLVLTDGDSIFVCGVPQ, from the coding sequence ATGCGCGTTTCACTGATCATCATCCTGCTCTTATGGGCGGTAGGCCACGTCACAGCCCAAACGACAGAACCGATACCCACGGCCACGCTGCTACGCCCCACACTGACCCCATCACCCTCTGCACCAGGGGTATTCGTACCGACACCAACGCCACTGCCGACTGCTATTGAGGTCGGCCAGACACTGCCGCTACCGGATTTACAGCCCATCACCCGCGAAAATGCCCGGAACATCAGGCAGTTATTCACGCTGCAATGCCGCCGTATAGGCGTTCAGGGTGCGCCACCTGAGATTCAAGATATTACGTTTTCGCCAGTGGGCAATCGGCTGGCGATCATCTTGCCGGAATTGATCTGCATCTATGACTTAGATGCACCTGAAATTGCGGCTGTCGTCATTGAGGATACCTGGGGCGACCCATCGGCAGCGTTTTTCTCGGTGGATGGGCGTTCGCTCTATAACCTGCAAGCGCGGGACGACGTTTTCAAATGGAATGCCACCACAGGTGAAGAAGAAGCGACGGAATTAGAAGGCGTCTATCTATGGGGCGTCTGGCAGAATATAGCACTCAGCCCTGAAGGGACACAGTTAGCATCCGGGACACGATTCTGGTTACAGCTGTGGGATATGACGTCAGAAACCCTGCTGGCAGAAGCCAACGTCGGTCGTGTGACGGCTGTCGCATGGCACCCAGATGGCACGCGGCTGGCAACAATTGAAGCGGGCAGGTTGGGCCTGTATACCGTCTATGAGGGGTCACTTTTGTTCCGCGATGCCTTACTGCCGATTATGGCATCAGATCGTCATGCTGGCTTGGCTTTTGGCGGGGCTGATGGCAACCTGTTAGCGTATTCCAATGGCAATCACGTGGCGGTTATGGACATCACAAGCCAGGACGTGGTAGCGCGCGTTGACATTAACAAAACACCGTTCAGGCAGCAAGTCCTGGTATTCAGCCCGGCGGACCCCTATTTGCTAGTGGGAACTGGCATCAGCACATTGTGGGATGTTGAATCCGATCAAGGCCTGATTGAGGATGCACTCGAACCCTGTGACGGCGCCATGTTGATGGATCATGCGGCTTTTAATGCACAGGGCACCCTGCTTGTGCTAACGGATGGCGACAGCATCTTTGTCTGTGGTGTGCCTCAATGA
- a CDS encoding cob(I)yrinic acid a,c-diamide adenosyltransferase: protein MKIYTRTGDDGTTSLFSGGRVRKDDLRVEAYGTVDELNSVLGMVRAAGPTPQLEDWLTEVQSQLFHLGADLATPLNAKSEWVVRMDAQKVAWLEANIDTMTAELEPLKHFILPGGTSAAAALHLARTVCRRAERLVVALSEQEALSEQVQPYLNRLSDWLFTAARYENQRAGISESQWAVR from the coding sequence ATGAAGATCTATACCAGAACAGGCGATGATGGCACGACCAGCCTTTTCAGTGGTGGGCGTGTGCGCAAGGACGATTTGCGTGTAGAAGCTTATGGCACGGTCGATGAACTGAACAGCGTTTTGGGGATGGTGCGTGCTGCAGGGCCAACTCCCCAGCTTGAAGACTGGCTGACTGAGGTGCAGTCACAGTTATTCCACCTGGGGGCGGATCTCGCCACGCCGCTGAATGCCAAATCGGAATGGGTCGTGCGCATGGATGCGCAAAAAGTGGCCTGGCTGGAGGCTAACATTGATACCATGACGGCAGAGCTCGAACCGCTCAAGCATTTCATCTTACCAGGGGGTACGTCTGCTGCTGCCGCGCTGCATCTGGCGCGTACAGTCTGCCGACGTGCGGAACGGCTTGTCGTGGCGCTCTCAGAGCAGGAAGCCCTGAGTGAACAGGTTCAACCCTATCTCAATCGCCTATCAGATTGGTTGTTCACGGCTGCTCGCTACGAAAATCAGCGAGCTGGCATTTCCGAGAGTCAATGGGCCGTCCGCTGA
- the xpt gene encoding xanthine phosphoribosyltransferase: MGMDELKARIQAEGRNLGRGILKIDSLLNHQLDPGLMRRMGQNMANHFKELDLQIDRILTAEISGIAPALMTAAELDVPVVYARKKRPITMSGPIFMEVAPSHTKGGDVTLMVSSEFLHAGENILIVDDFLATGHTLMALARMVRDAQANLVGVGVVVEKTFEEGRNAMLAAGYDIPIYALAAITSMDGEDIEMG; the protein is encoded by the coding sequence ATGGGCATGGACGAACTGAAAGCGCGCATCCAAGCGGAAGGGCGCAATCTCGGTCGTGGCATTCTCAAAATTGACAGCTTACTCAATCATCAGCTCGACCCCGGTTTGATGCGGCGCATGGGTCAGAACATGGCCAATCATTTTAAAGAACTCGATCTTCAGATTGATCGCATTCTCACGGCGGAAATTAGCGGGATTGCCCCGGCGCTCATGACCGCGGCTGAACTCGACGTGCCTGTGGTATATGCCCGTAAGAAGCGCCCCATCACCATGTCCGGCCCCATCTTCATGGAAGTCGCGCCTAGCCATACTAAAGGGGGCGATGTCACGCTCATGGTCAGCAGCGAGTTCTTGCACGCCGGGGAAAATATCCTCATCGTGGATGACTTCCTGGCAACCGGGCATACGTTGATGGCATTGGCTCGCATGGTCCGGGACGCACAAGCGAACCTGGTTGGTGTTGGCGTGGTTGTGGAAAAAACGTTTGAGGAGGGTCGTAATGCGATGTTAGCCGCTGGTTACGACATCCCCATTTATGCCCTGGCCGCCATCACCAGCATGGACGGCGAAGATATTGAGATGGGCTAA